Proteins from a genomic interval of Lycium ferocissimum isolate CSIRO_LF1 chromosome 2, AGI_CSIRO_Lferr_CH_V1, whole genome shotgun sequence:
- the LOC132043793 gene encoding receptor-like protein 51, whose amino-acid sequence MVPNPSHFFLSFTLLLFLLSTKSSSAQSTTDLDPNQLKALRSLGVPTGKDPCSPSHKSTICDSSTPFHNLISLKLINCSNGVTLTQTALKTLSTLQDLQFINCPVSPIHFPSEFSSNLNSFTCINSLKKLTSVWLIRMRNIVNLTVSNVPVSASGPSIILNSIKTLHTVTISHAKLKGVLPTRWHMNLTYVDLSGNELEGKLPTSLTELENLVHLNLSSNSLNGTLPNSFGNLLSLKNMSLASNSLSGSIPKTLAAIAGLVHLDLGSNQLNGTVPKFISDMKGLKYLNLERNNFKGVLPFNASFIKKLVVFKVGENSNLCYNHSTLSSKLKLGIAQCDKHGLPLSPPPPKEDLSDDTEEDDDNSPPPKHEHGPSRVVFGVAIGLSSIVFLIIFLVLLAKCCK is encoded by the coding sequence atGGTTCCAAATCCTTCtcattttttcctctctttcaccCTTCTCCTCTTTCTCCTCTCCACAAAATCATCATCGGCTCAATCCACCACAGATCTTGATCCAAACCAACTCAAAGCACTCAGATCACTAGGTGTTCCAACAGGAAAAGACCCTTGTTCTCCTTCTCACAAATCCACTATTTGTGACTCTTCAACTCCCTTTCACAATCTTATTTCCCTCAAACTTATAAACTGTTCAAATGGTGTTACATTAACTCAAACAGCTCTCAAAACTCTCTCCACTCTCCAAGACTTACAATTCATCAACTGTCCAGTTTCTCCTATTCATTTCCCCTCTGAATTTAGCTCTAATCTCAACTCCTTCACTTGTATTAACTCCCTCAAGAAACTCACAAGTGTTTGGCTTATTCGAATGCGTAATATCGTAAATTTAACTGTGTCTAATGTTCCAGTTTCTGCTAGTGGCCCTTCTATTATCTTGAATAGTATCAAGACTTTGCATACTGTTACTATTTCTCATGCAAAGCTTAAAGGTGTTCTTCCTACAAGATGGCATATGAATCTAACTTATGTTGATTTATCTGGGAATGAGCTTGAAGGGAAACTACCAACTTCTTTAACTGAGCTTGAAAATCTTGTGCATTTGaatctttcttcaaattcaCTCAATGGTACTCTACCAAATTCATTTGGCAATTTACTTAGTTTGAAAAATATGTCATTAGCTTCAAATTCTTTGTCTGGAAGTATCCCGAAAACGCTTGCTGCAATTGCTGGATTAGTTCATCTTGATCTTGGATCAAACCAATTAAATGGAACTGTTCCAAAGTTCATTTCAGATATGAAGGGATTGAAATACTTGAATCTTGAGAGGAATAATTTCAAGGGGGTTTTGCCATTCAATGCTTCTTTCATCAAGAAATTGGTTGTGTTCAAGGTTGGAGAAAATTCTAATCTTTGTTACAATCACTCCACGTTGTCTTCAAAATTGAAACTTGGCATTGCTCAGTGTGATAAACATGGATTACCACTGTCGCCGCCACCTCCTAAGGAAGATCTCAGTGATGATactgaagaagatgatgataacAGTCCACCACCTAAACATGAACATGGACCTAGTAGAGTTGTTTTTGGTGTGGCCATTGGACTTTCATCCATTGTgtttttgattattttcttgGTTTTATTGGCCAAATGTTGTAAATGA
- the LOC132043820 gene encoding small ribosomal subunit protein uS9-like, with amino-acid sequence MQAAPATVESVQCFGRKKTAVAVTHCKRGRGLIKINGVPIELVQPEILRYKAVEPILLLGRHRFAGVDMRIRVKGGGHTSQIYAIRQSIAKALVAFYQKYVDEQSKKEIKDILVRYNRTLLVADPRRCEPKKFGGRGARSRFQKSYR; translated from the coding sequence ATGCAGGCGGCACCGGCAACAGTAGAATCCGTGCAATGTTTCGGGCGCAAAAAAACGGCAGTAGCAGTAACACACTGCAAACGCGGCCGTGGTCTAATCAAAATCAACGGCGTTCCAATTGAACTAGTCCAGCCAGAAATCCTGCGTTACAAAGCTGTTGAACCAATTCTGCTTTTAGGGAGACACCGTTTTGCTGGTGTAGATATGAGGATTCGTGTTAAAGGAGGAGGTCATACTTCACAGATCTATGCTATACGTCAGAGTATTGCGAAAGCGTTAGTTGCGTTTTATCAGAAGTATGTTGATGAACAGAGTAAGAAGGAGATTAAGGATATTTTGGTGAGATATAATAGGACTTTGCTTGTTGCTGATCCTAGAAGATGTGAGCCTAAGAAGTTTGGTGGTCGTGGTGCTCGTTCTAGGTTCCAGAAATCTTACCGTTAA